The following proteins come from a genomic window of Zonotrichia leucophrys gambelii isolate GWCS_2022_RI chromosome 4, RI_Zleu_2.0, whole genome shotgun sequence:
- the USO1 gene encoding general vesicular transport factor p115 isoform X1, which yields MNFLRGVMGGPSAGPQPSGADTIQKLCDRVASSTLLDDRRDAVRALKSLSKKYRLEVGIQAMEHLIHVLQTDRSDSEIIGYALDTLYNVISNDLEEEEQDDSEEENSAKQVDDLGSQFTEIFIKQQENVTLLLTLVEEFDFHVRWPGVKLLTSLLKQQGPQVQQIILVSPMGVSRLMDLLADSREVIRNDGVLLLQQLTKSNAAIQKIVAFENAFERLLDIITEEGNSDGGIVVEDCLLLLQNLLKNNNSNQNFFKEGSYIQRMKPWFEVGDDNCGWSAQKVTNLHLMLQLVRVLVSPTNPPGATSSCQKAMFHCGLLQQLCTILMATGVPADILTETINTVSEVIRGCQTNQDYFASVNAPSNPPRPAIVVLLMSMVNERQPFVLRCAVLYCFQCFLYKNQKGQGEIVSTLLPSTIDATGNSVSAGQLLCGGLFSTDSLSNWCAAVALAHALQENGTLKEQLLRVQLATSIGNPPVSLLQQCTNILSQGDKIDRRGSKVQTRVGLLMLLCTWLSNCSIAVTHFLHNPANVPFLTGQIAENLGEEEQLVQGLCALLLGISIYYNDNSLENYRKEKLKQLIEKRIGRENFIEKLGFISKHELYSRAAQKPQPSFSSPDHMMFDHEFTKLVKELEGVISKAIYKSSEEDKKEEEVKKTLEQHDNIVTHYKKVIREQDQELEELKQRISTLTSQNEQLQATVTQQVSQIQQHKDQYNLLKVQLGKDTQHHNSHGDTLQMNGIQTEEVSKLKEELEEWKNKHELLQGQLKEKDSVIEKLNSSQLEMGATEQSLQTSRFGGLEHSNELQKELEMLRSQLQLQAAEISKLQMENQKLQVMNTAADPMLGDSGAPAATSSELEARLEQEIKELKSQVKALSEEKESLKQQLDSSTSTVAILQDKNNRLEREVAESKKEQDDLLVLLADQDQKISAQKMKLKDFGVAVEDEDDTESGDQGDEDEDGDEEEQDENAAVCYQEN from the exons ATGAACTTCTTGCGGGGCGTAATGGGCGGCCCCAGCGCCGGCCCGCAGCCCTCGGGAGCCGACACG ATCCAGAAGCTCTGTGACCGAGTCGCTTCGTCCACGTTGCTGGATGACCGGAGGGATGCCGTACGTGCTCTCAAGTCTTTATCCAAG aaataCCGGCTGGAGGTGGGCATCCAGGCCATGGAACACCTGATCCACGTTCTCCAGACAGACCG TTCAGATTCTGAAATAATTGGCTATGCTTTGGACACACTCTACAATGTCATATCCAATGACCTAGAAGAGGAGGAGCAAG ATGACTCTGAAG AAGAAAACTCAGCAAAACAAGTGGATGATTTGGGAAGTCAGTTCACAGAGATTTTCAttaaacagcaagaaaatgtCACTCTGCTGTTGACTCTGGTGGAG GAATTTGATTTCCATGTTCGCTGGCCTGGAGtgaagctgctgacatctctgTTAAAGCAGCAGGGGCCTCAAGTGCAGCAGATCATTCTGGTCAGCCCCATGG GTGTGTCCCGCCTGATGGATTTGCTGGCAGACTCCAGGGAGGTGATCCGCAATGAT GGAGTCCTGTTGTTACAGCAGTTGACCAAAAGCAATGCAGCCATACAGAAGATTGTTGCCTTTGAAAATGCCTTTGAGAGGCTTCTGGATATCATAACAGAGGAAGGAAACAGCGATGGAG GCATTGTGGTAGAAGACTGTCTCCTCCTGTTGCAAAACTTGTTGAAGAACAATAATTCCAATCAGAATTTCTTCAAGGAAGGTTCCTACATCCAGCGTATGAAGCCTTGGTTTGAGGTTGGAGATGACAACTGTGGGTGGTCTGCACAGAAGGTCACTAATCTTCACCTGATGCTGCAG ctggtgCGGGTCCTGGTGTCCCCCACGAACcctcctggtgccaccagcagctgtcAGAAGGCCATGTTCCACTgtgggctcctgcagcagctctgcaccatCCTCATGGCCACCGGTGTTCCTGCTGACATCCTCACGGAA aCCATTAATACTGTGTCAGAGGTCATCCGAGGATGCCAGACAAATCAAGACTACTTTGCCTCTGTAAATGCACCTTCTAATCCACCAAG GCCTGCCATAGTAGTGCTGCTGATGTCCATGGTGAACGAGAGGCAGCCCTTCGTGCTGCGCTGTGCTGTTCTCTACTGCTTCCAGTGCTTTCTgtacaaaaaccaaaaaggacAAGGAGAAATCGTCTCCACACTCCTGCCATCCACTATTGACG CTACAGGTAACTCTGTGTCAGCGGGCCAGCTGCTCTGCGGGGGCCTCTTCTCCACGGACTCGCTGTCCAACTGGTGCGCAGCCGTGGCGCTGGCCCACGCCCTGCAGGAGAACGGCACGCtcaaggagcagctgctgcgCGTGCAGCTGGCCACCAGCATCGGCAACCCGCCCGTGtcgctgctgcagcagtgcaccAACATCCTCTCGCAG GGTGATAAGATCGACAGACGG GGCAGCAAAGTACAGACCAGAGTTGGACTGCTGATGTTGCTTTGTACATGGCTGAGCAACTGCTCCATTGCTGTCACCCACTTCCTTCACAACCCAGCCAATGTGCCTTTT CTCACAGGGCAGATAGCTGAAAACCTTGGGGAAGAGGAGCAGCTTGTCCAAGGCCTGTGTGCGCTTTTGCTTGGCATTTCCATCTACTACAATGACAATTCCCTTGAGAATTACAGGAA AGAGAAACTGAAGCAGCTGATTGAGAAGAGGATTGGCAGGGAGAACTTCATTGAGAAGCTTGGCTTCATTAGCAAGCATGAACTTTattccagagctgctcagaaacCACAGCCTAGTTTCTCTAGTCCAGACCACATGATGTTTGACCATGAATTTACAAAGCTGGTGAAGGAATTGGAAG GTGTCATAAGTAAAGCAATTTACAAGTCCAGTGAGGAAgataaaaaggaagaggaggtcAAGAAGACATTGGAACAGCATGACAACATTGTGACTCACTACAAAAAAGTCATTAGAGAACAG gACCAGGAGCTTGAAGAACTAAAGCAGCGAATCAGCACTTTAACATCTCAGAATGAACAGCTCCAGGCTACAGTCACACAGCAAGTGTCCCAGATCCAACAGCATAAGGACCAGTACAATCTCCTCAAAGTACAGCTAG GAAAGGACACCCAGCATCATAATTCCCATGGTGACACATTGCAAATGAATGGCATTCAGACAGAAGAAGTGAGCAAGTTGAAAGAGGAGCTGGAAGAGTGGAAAAACAAGCATGAGCTGCTGCAAGGGCAGTTAAAGGAAAAGGATTCTGTGATAGAAAAATTG aattctTCTCAGTTAGAGATGGGAGCTACAGAGCAGTCTTTACAGACCAGCAGATTTGGTGGCTTGGAGCACAGTAATGAGCTACAGAAG GAGTTAGAAATGCTCAGGAGTCAGTTACAGCTACAGGCTGCGGAAATATCCAAGCTTCAGATGGAGAATCAAAAGCTACAAGTGATG AACACAGCTGCAGATCCCATGTTAGGAGACAGTGGTGCACCAGCAGCTACGAGCTCAGAACTGGAGGCACGACTGGAGCAAGAAATCAAAGAGCTGAAG AGTCAAGTCAAGGCCCTTTCTGAGGAGAAGGAAtcactgaagcagcagctggactcATCCACTAGCACAGTTGCTATATTGCAAGACAAGAACAATAGGCTGGAGCGAGAAGTTGCAGAATCCAAAAAAGAACAGGATGATCTCCTGGTGCTGTTGGCTGACCAGGATCAGAAAATATCTGCACAGAAGATGAAACTGAAGGACTTTGGTGTAGCG GTTGAAGATGAAGATGATACTGAATCTGGAGATCAGggggatgaagatgaggatggagatgaagaggaacaagatgAGAATGCTGCTGTGTGTTACCAAGAAAACTAG
- the USO1 gene encoding general vesicular transport factor p115 isoform X2 → MNFLRGVMGGPSAGPQPSGADTIQKLCDRVASSTLLDDRRDAVRALKSLSKKYRLEVGIQAMEHLIHVLQTDRSDSEIIGYALDTLYNVISNDLEEEEQDDSEEENSAKQVDDLGSQFTEIFIKQQENVTLLLTLVEEFDFHVRWPGVKLLTSLLKQQGPQVQQIILVSPMGVSRLMDLLADSREVIRNDGVLLLQQLTKSNAAIQKIVAFENAFERLLDIITEEGNSDGGIVVEDCLLLLQNLLKNNNSNQNFFKEGSYIQRMKPWFEVGDDNCGWSAQKVTNLHLMLQLVRVLVSPTNPPGATSSCQKAMFHCGLLQQLCTILMATGVPADILTETINTVSEVIRGCQTNQDYFASVNAPSNPPRPAIVVLLMSMVNERQPFVLRCAVLYCFQCFLYKNQKGQGEIVSTLLPSTIDGNSVSAGQLLCGGLFSTDSLSNWCAAVALAHALQENGTLKEQLLRVQLATSIGNPPVSLLQQCTNILSQGDKIDRRGSKVQTRVGLLMLLCTWLSNCSIAVTHFLHNPANVPFLTGQIAENLGEEEQLVQGLCALLLGISIYYNDNSLENYRKEKLKQLIEKRIGRENFIEKLGFISKHELYSRAAQKPQPSFSSPDHMMFDHEFTKLVKELEGVISKAIYKSSEEDKKEEEVKKTLEQHDNIVTHYKKVIREQDQELEELKQRISTLTSQNEQLQATVTQQVSQIQQHKDQYNLLKVQLGKDTQHHNSHGDTLQMNGIQTEEVSKLKEELEEWKNKHELLQGQLKEKDSVIEKLNSSQLEMGATEQSLQTSRFGGLEHSNELQKELEMLRSQLQLQAAEISKLQMENQKLQVMNTAADPMLGDSGAPAATSSELEARLEQEIKELKSQVKALSEEKESLKQQLDSSTSTVAILQDKNNRLEREVAESKKEQDDLLVLLADQDQKISAQKMKLKDFGVAVEDEDDTESGDQGDEDEDGDEEEQDENAAVCYQEN, encoded by the exons ATGAACTTCTTGCGGGGCGTAATGGGCGGCCCCAGCGCCGGCCCGCAGCCCTCGGGAGCCGACACG ATCCAGAAGCTCTGTGACCGAGTCGCTTCGTCCACGTTGCTGGATGACCGGAGGGATGCCGTACGTGCTCTCAAGTCTTTATCCAAG aaataCCGGCTGGAGGTGGGCATCCAGGCCATGGAACACCTGATCCACGTTCTCCAGACAGACCG TTCAGATTCTGAAATAATTGGCTATGCTTTGGACACACTCTACAATGTCATATCCAATGACCTAGAAGAGGAGGAGCAAG ATGACTCTGAAG AAGAAAACTCAGCAAAACAAGTGGATGATTTGGGAAGTCAGTTCACAGAGATTTTCAttaaacagcaagaaaatgtCACTCTGCTGTTGACTCTGGTGGAG GAATTTGATTTCCATGTTCGCTGGCCTGGAGtgaagctgctgacatctctgTTAAAGCAGCAGGGGCCTCAAGTGCAGCAGATCATTCTGGTCAGCCCCATGG GTGTGTCCCGCCTGATGGATTTGCTGGCAGACTCCAGGGAGGTGATCCGCAATGAT GGAGTCCTGTTGTTACAGCAGTTGACCAAAAGCAATGCAGCCATACAGAAGATTGTTGCCTTTGAAAATGCCTTTGAGAGGCTTCTGGATATCATAACAGAGGAAGGAAACAGCGATGGAG GCATTGTGGTAGAAGACTGTCTCCTCCTGTTGCAAAACTTGTTGAAGAACAATAATTCCAATCAGAATTTCTTCAAGGAAGGTTCCTACATCCAGCGTATGAAGCCTTGGTTTGAGGTTGGAGATGACAACTGTGGGTGGTCTGCACAGAAGGTCACTAATCTTCACCTGATGCTGCAG ctggtgCGGGTCCTGGTGTCCCCCACGAACcctcctggtgccaccagcagctgtcAGAAGGCCATGTTCCACTgtgggctcctgcagcagctctgcaccatCCTCATGGCCACCGGTGTTCCTGCTGACATCCTCACGGAA aCCATTAATACTGTGTCAGAGGTCATCCGAGGATGCCAGACAAATCAAGACTACTTTGCCTCTGTAAATGCACCTTCTAATCCACCAAG GCCTGCCATAGTAGTGCTGCTGATGTCCATGGTGAACGAGAGGCAGCCCTTCGTGCTGCGCTGTGCTGTTCTCTACTGCTTCCAGTGCTTTCTgtacaaaaaccaaaaaggacAAGGAGAAATCGTCTCCACACTCCTGCCATCCACTATTGACG GTAACTCTGTGTCAGCGGGCCAGCTGCTCTGCGGGGGCCTCTTCTCCACGGACTCGCTGTCCAACTGGTGCGCAGCCGTGGCGCTGGCCCACGCCCTGCAGGAGAACGGCACGCtcaaggagcagctgctgcgCGTGCAGCTGGCCACCAGCATCGGCAACCCGCCCGTGtcgctgctgcagcagtgcaccAACATCCTCTCGCAG GGTGATAAGATCGACAGACGG GGCAGCAAAGTACAGACCAGAGTTGGACTGCTGATGTTGCTTTGTACATGGCTGAGCAACTGCTCCATTGCTGTCACCCACTTCCTTCACAACCCAGCCAATGTGCCTTTT CTCACAGGGCAGATAGCTGAAAACCTTGGGGAAGAGGAGCAGCTTGTCCAAGGCCTGTGTGCGCTTTTGCTTGGCATTTCCATCTACTACAATGACAATTCCCTTGAGAATTACAGGAA AGAGAAACTGAAGCAGCTGATTGAGAAGAGGATTGGCAGGGAGAACTTCATTGAGAAGCTTGGCTTCATTAGCAAGCATGAACTTTattccagagctgctcagaaacCACAGCCTAGTTTCTCTAGTCCAGACCACATGATGTTTGACCATGAATTTACAAAGCTGGTGAAGGAATTGGAAG GTGTCATAAGTAAAGCAATTTACAAGTCCAGTGAGGAAgataaaaaggaagaggaggtcAAGAAGACATTGGAACAGCATGACAACATTGTGACTCACTACAAAAAAGTCATTAGAGAACAG gACCAGGAGCTTGAAGAACTAAAGCAGCGAATCAGCACTTTAACATCTCAGAATGAACAGCTCCAGGCTACAGTCACACAGCAAGTGTCCCAGATCCAACAGCATAAGGACCAGTACAATCTCCTCAAAGTACAGCTAG GAAAGGACACCCAGCATCATAATTCCCATGGTGACACATTGCAAATGAATGGCATTCAGACAGAAGAAGTGAGCAAGTTGAAAGAGGAGCTGGAAGAGTGGAAAAACAAGCATGAGCTGCTGCAAGGGCAGTTAAAGGAAAAGGATTCTGTGATAGAAAAATTG aattctTCTCAGTTAGAGATGGGAGCTACAGAGCAGTCTTTACAGACCAGCAGATTTGGTGGCTTGGAGCACAGTAATGAGCTACAGAAG GAGTTAGAAATGCTCAGGAGTCAGTTACAGCTACAGGCTGCGGAAATATCCAAGCTTCAGATGGAGAATCAAAAGCTACAAGTGATG AACACAGCTGCAGATCCCATGTTAGGAGACAGTGGTGCACCAGCAGCTACGAGCTCAGAACTGGAGGCACGACTGGAGCAAGAAATCAAAGAGCTGAAG AGTCAAGTCAAGGCCCTTTCTGAGGAGAAGGAAtcactgaagcagcagctggactcATCCACTAGCACAGTTGCTATATTGCAAGACAAGAACAATAGGCTGGAGCGAGAAGTTGCAGAATCCAAAAAAGAACAGGATGATCTCCTGGTGCTGTTGGCTGACCAGGATCAGAAAATATCTGCACAGAAGATGAAACTGAAGGACTTTGGTGTAGCG GTTGAAGATGAAGATGATACTGAATCTGGAGATCAGggggatgaagatgaggatggagatgaagaggaacaagatgAGAATGCTGCTGTGTGTTACCAAGAAAACTAG
- the USO1 gene encoding general vesicular transport factor p115 isoform X6 translates to MNFLRGVMGGPSAGPQPSGADTIQKLCDRVASSTLLDDRRDAVRALKSLSKKYRLEVGIQAMEHLIHVLQTDRSDSEIIGYALDTLYNVISNDLEEEEQEENSAKQVDDLGSQFTEIFIKQQENVTLLLTLVEEFDFHVRWPGVKLLTSLLKQQGPQVQQIILVSPMGVSRLMDLLADSREVIRNDGVLLLQQLTKSNAAIQKIVAFENAFERLLDIITEEGNSDGGIVVEDCLLLLQNLLKNNNSNQNFFKEGSYIQRMKPWFEVGDDNCGWSAQKVTNLHLMLQLVRVLVSPTNPPGATSSCQKAMFHCGLLQQLCTILMATGVPADILTETINTVSEVIRGCQTNQDYFASVNAPSNPPRPAIVVLLMSMVNERQPFVLRCAVLYCFQCFLYKNQKGQGEIVSTLLPSTIDGNSVSAGQLLCGGLFSTDSLSNWCAAVALAHALQENGTLKEQLLRVQLATSIGNPPVSLLQQCTNILSQGSKVQTRVGLLMLLCTWLSNCSIAVTHFLHNPANVPFLTGQIAENLGEEEQLVQGLCALLLGISIYYNDNSLENYRKEKLKQLIEKRIGRENFIEKLGFISKHELYSRAAQKPQPSFSSPDHMMFDHEFTKLVKELEGVISKAIYKSSEEDKKEEEVKKTLEQHDNIVTHYKKVIREQDQELEELKQRISTLTSQNEQLQATVTQQVSQIQQHKDQYNLLKVQLGKDTQHHNSHGDTLQMNGIQTEEVSKLKEELEEWKNKHELLQGQLKEKDSVIEKLNSSQLEMGATEQSLQTSRFGGLEHSNELQKELEMLRSQLQLQAAEISKLQMENQKLQVMNTAADPMLGDSGAPAATSSELEARLEQEIKELKSQVKALSEEKESLKQQLDSSTSTVAILQDKNNRLEREVAESKKEQDDLLVLLADQDQKISAQKMKLKDFGVAVEDEDDTESGDQGDEDEDGDEEEQDENAAVCYQEN, encoded by the exons ATGAACTTCTTGCGGGGCGTAATGGGCGGCCCCAGCGCCGGCCCGCAGCCCTCGGGAGCCGACACG ATCCAGAAGCTCTGTGACCGAGTCGCTTCGTCCACGTTGCTGGATGACCGGAGGGATGCCGTACGTGCTCTCAAGTCTTTATCCAAG aaataCCGGCTGGAGGTGGGCATCCAGGCCATGGAACACCTGATCCACGTTCTCCAGACAGACCG TTCAGATTCTGAAATAATTGGCTATGCTTTGGACACACTCTACAATGTCATATCCAATGACCTAGAAGAGGAGGAGCAAG AAGAAAACTCAGCAAAACAAGTGGATGATTTGGGAAGTCAGTTCACAGAGATTTTCAttaaacagcaagaaaatgtCACTCTGCTGTTGACTCTGGTGGAG GAATTTGATTTCCATGTTCGCTGGCCTGGAGtgaagctgctgacatctctgTTAAAGCAGCAGGGGCCTCAAGTGCAGCAGATCATTCTGGTCAGCCCCATGG GTGTGTCCCGCCTGATGGATTTGCTGGCAGACTCCAGGGAGGTGATCCGCAATGAT GGAGTCCTGTTGTTACAGCAGTTGACCAAAAGCAATGCAGCCATACAGAAGATTGTTGCCTTTGAAAATGCCTTTGAGAGGCTTCTGGATATCATAACAGAGGAAGGAAACAGCGATGGAG GCATTGTGGTAGAAGACTGTCTCCTCCTGTTGCAAAACTTGTTGAAGAACAATAATTCCAATCAGAATTTCTTCAAGGAAGGTTCCTACATCCAGCGTATGAAGCCTTGGTTTGAGGTTGGAGATGACAACTGTGGGTGGTCTGCACAGAAGGTCACTAATCTTCACCTGATGCTGCAG ctggtgCGGGTCCTGGTGTCCCCCACGAACcctcctggtgccaccagcagctgtcAGAAGGCCATGTTCCACTgtgggctcctgcagcagctctgcaccatCCTCATGGCCACCGGTGTTCCTGCTGACATCCTCACGGAA aCCATTAATACTGTGTCAGAGGTCATCCGAGGATGCCAGACAAATCAAGACTACTTTGCCTCTGTAAATGCACCTTCTAATCCACCAAG GCCTGCCATAGTAGTGCTGCTGATGTCCATGGTGAACGAGAGGCAGCCCTTCGTGCTGCGCTGTGCTGTTCTCTACTGCTTCCAGTGCTTTCTgtacaaaaaccaaaaaggacAAGGAGAAATCGTCTCCACACTCCTGCCATCCACTATTGACG GTAACTCTGTGTCAGCGGGCCAGCTGCTCTGCGGGGGCCTCTTCTCCACGGACTCGCTGTCCAACTGGTGCGCAGCCGTGGCGCTGGCCCACGCCCTGCAGGAGAACGGCACGCtcaaggagcagctgctgcgCGTGCAGCTGGCCACCAGCATCGGCAACCCGCCCGTGtcgctgctgcagcagtgcaccAACATCCTCTCGCAG GGCAGCAAAGTACAGACCAGAGTTGGACTGCTGATGTTGCTTTGTACATGGCTGAGCAACTGCTCCATTGCTGTCACCCACTTCCTTCACAACCCAGCCAATGTGCCTTTT CTCACAGGGCAGATAGCTGAAAACCTTGGGGAAGAGGAGCAGCTTGTCCAAGGCCTGTGTGCGCTTTTGCTTGGCATTTCCATCTACTACAATGACAATTCCCTTGAGAATTACAGGAA AGAGAAACTGAAGCAGCTGATTGAGAAGAGGATTGGCAGGGAGAACTTCATTGAGAAGCTTGGCTTCATTAGCAAGCATGAACTTTattccagagctgctcagaaacCACAGCCTAGTTTCTCTAGTCCAGACCACATGATGTTTGACCATGAATTTACAAAGCTGGTGAAGGAATTGGAAG GTGTCATAAGTAAAGCAATTTACAAGTCCAGTGAGGAAgataaaaaggaagaggaggtcAAGAAGACATTGGAACAGCATGACAACATTGTGACTCACTACAAAAAAGTCATTAGAGAACAG gACCAGGAGCTTGAAGAACTAAAGCAGCGAATCAGCACTTTAACATCTCAGAATGAACAGCTCCAGGCTACAGTCACACAGCAAGTGTCCCAGATCCAACAGCATAAGGACCAGTACAATCTCCTCAAAGTACAGCTAG GAAAGGACACCCAGCATCATAATTCCCATGGTGACACATTGCAAATGAATGGCATTCAGACAGAAGAAGTGAGCAAGTTGAAAGAGGAGCTGGAAGAGTGGAAAAACAAGCATGAGCTGCTGCAAGGGCAGTTAAAGGAAAAGGATTCTGTGATAGAAAAATTG aattctTCTCAGTTAGAGATGGGAGCTACAGAGCAGTCTTTACAGACCAGCAGATTTGGTGGCTTGGAGCACAGTAATGAGCTACAGAAG GAGTTAGAAATGCTCAGGAGTCAGTTACAGCTACAGGCTGCGGAAATATCCAAGCTTCAGATGGAGAATCAAAAGCTACAAGTGATG AACACAGCTGCAGATCCCATGTTAGGAGACAGTGGTGCACCAGCAGCTACGAGCTCAGAACTGGAGGCACGACTGGAGCAAGAAATCAAAGAGCTGAAG AGTCAAGTCAAGGCCCTTTCTGAGGAGAAGGAAtcactgaagcagcagctggactcATCCACTAGCACAGTTGCTATATTGCAAGACAAGAACAATAGGCTGGAGCGAGAAGTTGCAGAATCCAAAAAAGAACAGGATGATCTCCTGGTGCTGTTGGCTGACCAGGATCAGAAAATATCTGCACAGAAGATGAAACTGAAGGACTTTGGTGTAGCG GTTGAAGATGAAGATGATACTGAATCTGGAGATCAGggggatgaagatgaggatggagatgaagaggaacaagatgAGAATGCTGCTGTGTGTTACCAAGAAAACTAG